A genomic window from Fusarium oxysporum Fo47 chromosome X, complete sequence includes:
- a CDS encoding uncharacterized protein (family of unknown function-domain containing protein): MQKVKARLPSWDTTKTQSKKGFDKVWGWADKLGAPINRLSNRIGSEAFWPTTLDKESDKAARILRSFCKDGFYTEEEKPADGEQAGPKQKQRVLKKIPQKVIQNAVGLAIFTTMRTGLWVSGAGGSGVLVARNEEDGSWSPPSGILLHTAGLGFLVGVDIYDCVVVINNRKALDAFTKIRATLGGEISAVAGPVGAGGVLENDGKWKQANRPVFTYLKSRGFYAGVQVDGTVIIERTDENARFYGQEGVKVADILAGKTSRPPEIKMLMETLKAAEGREDVDQQLMEELEGQPAPGDVDVEAPGEGTVFGIPDPEDPDPYGVLALEKEGLEIRDAATHSRPSSQAFEYNPSPNSPTYKKFYRRSLETGTRSNRDSYASTPSRTYTTSEAGTQTEPVLITPITSTTPEDKSLSHPEKLDDDKSSTYEDVRLEDDFRSPYDGSSQSPYTTIDSFITPPPGPPPPLPARSPVA, from the exons ATGCAGAAAGTCAAAGCCAGACTGCCGTCATGGGACACTACAAAGACCCAAAGCAAAAAGGGCTTTGATaaagtgtggggttgggcTGACAAGCTGGGTGCACCAATCAATCGACTTTCCAACCGTATCGGCAGTGAGGCATTCTGGCCTACGACTCTGGACAAGGAGAGCGACAAGGCTGCCAGAATATTGAGATCCTTTTGCA AGGATGGCTTCTATACCGAGGAGGAAAAGCCGGCTGATGGCGAACAGGCTGGTCCCAAGCAGAAGCAGCGTGTCTTGAAGAAAATTCCCCAAAAGGTGATACAGAATGCTGTCGGTCTTGCTATCTTTACTACCATGCGAACCGGCCTCTGGGTATCTGGGGCCGGCGGATCCGGAGTCCTCGTAGCCCGAAACGAGGAGGATGGCTCATGGTCTCCTCCATCTGGAATCCTGCTTCACACAGCGGGTCTTGGTTTCCTCGTCGGAGTCGATATCTACgattgtgttgttgttatCAACAACCGCAAAGCCCTGGATGCATTTACTAAGATCAGAGCGACTCTCGGAGGAGAGATCAGTGCTGTTGCCGGACCCGTCGGAGCAGGCGGAGTGCTTGAGAACGATGGCAAATGGAAGCAGGCGAACAGACCAGTCTTCACCTATTTGAAGTCAAGAGGATTTTATGCTGGAGTTCAAGTTGATGGTACGGTCATCATTGAGAGAACAGATGAAAACGCTCGCTTTTATGGACAGGAGGGCGTTAAAGTGGCAGACATCCTAGCTGGTAAAACAAGTCGACCTCCCGAAATCAAGATGCTCATGGAGACGCTAAAGGCAGCCGAGGGCCGAGAAGATGTCGACCAGCAATTGATGGAAGAGTTGGAAGGACAACCCGCGCCAGGAGACGTCGATGTCGAGGCTCCTGGTGAGGGAACAGTCTTCGGCATTCCGGACCCAGAAGATCCCGATCCGTATGGTGTTCTCGCCCTCGAGAAAGAAGGCCTCGAGATCCGTGATGCCGCAACTCactcaaggccatcaagtcAAGCCTTCGAGTACAACCCCAGCCCCAACAGCCCGACGTACAAAAAGTTCTACAGAAGGAGTCTAGAAACCGGAACGAGGAGCAATCGAGACAGCTATGCCTCAACGCCGAGCAGGACATATACGACATCTGAGGCTGGTACGCAGACTGAACCTGTCCTGATAACGCCCATCACAAGTACGACACCGGAGGATAAGAGCTTGAGTCATCcggagaagcttgatgacGATAAGTCAAGCACCTACGAGGATGTTCGGCTGGAGGATGACTTTCGGTCGCCGTATGATGGATCATCACAGTCGCCGTATACTACCATTGAT